In Sphingobium amiense, a genomic segment contains:
- a CDS encoding glycoside hydrolase family 130 protein, translated as MSHILKDSLVLTPDVIDLGRSPLAGKVDAPTYVLGAFNPGLTRLPNGNLLLMVRVAEALRDPVWDGHVHAIRWSDAGYVLDAWPLDDVDISDPRTFRMMSAGWKVMGLTSLSWLLPVEMSPDGLDVVAFHYDRAITPSRSAQCYGVEDPRISRVDDRWFMTTCSVSPERQCSTIYSSRNALDWRYEGIALDHQNKDMLIFEGLIDGHYWAQTRPLGDVYFAYPPGSEWRAGPSINLALSPDARFWKPHEKPGIRPHAATLATARMGGGAPPILTEEGWLTLWHGVEPNESVGTYRTYWSLLDRDDPARVIRTDHKALIEPDADLIGPLEHQVYVRDVVFTTGIVDAGDHYIVASGEADLACRITHIDKRRFREA; from the coding sequence ATGAGCCATATCCTCAAGGACAGTCTGGTCCTGACGCCGGACGTCATAGACCTTGGCCGGTCGCCGCTGGCAGGGAAGGTGGATGCGCCGACCTATGTGCTGGGCGCCTTCAATCCGGGCCTGACCCGCCTGCCCAACGGCAACCTGCTGCTGATGGTGCGCGTCGCCGAGGCGCTGCGCGATCCGGTGTGGGACGGGCATGTCCATGCGATCCGGTGGAGCGACGCGGGCTATGTGCTCGACGCGTGGCCGCTGGACGATGTGGACATCAGCGATCCGCGCACCTTCCGCATGATGAGTGCGGGGTGGAAGGTGATGGGCCTCACCTCGCTGTCATGGCTGCTCCCGGTGGAAATGTCGCCCGACGGTCTCGATGTCGTCGCCTTCCACTATGACCGCGCCATCACGCCGTCCCGCAGCGCGCAATGCTACGGCGTGGAAGACCCGCGCATCAGCCGCGTGGACGACCGCTGGTTCATGACCACCTGTTCGGTCAGCCCCGAACGCCAATGTTCCACCATTTACAGTTCCCGCAATGCTCTGGACTGGCGGTATGAAGGGATCGCGCTCGATCACCAGAACAAGGACATGCTGATTTTCGAAGGACTGATCGACGGTCATTACTGGGCGCAGACCCGGCCCCTGGGCGACGTCTATTTCGCCTATCCGCCGGGCAGCGAGTGGCGCGCGGGGCCGTCCATCAACCTCGCTTTGTCGCCCGATGCGCGTTTCTGGAAACCGCATGAAAAGCCCGGCATCCGTCCCCATGCCGCGACTCTCGCGACCGCGCGCATGGGCGGGGGCGCGCCGCCGATCCTGACGGAGGAAGGCTGGCTGACGCTCTGGCACGGGGTCGAACCCAATGAGTCGGTCGGGACATACCGCACCTACTGGTCGCTGCTCGACCGGGACGATCCCGCCAGGGTGATCCGCACCGATCATAAAGCGCTGATCGAACCCGACGCCGATCTCATCGGGCCGCTGGAGCATCAGGTCTATGTGCGCGATGTGGTGTTCACGACCGGGATCGTCGATGCTGGCGATCATTATATCGTTGCGTCGGGGGAGGCGGACCTTGCCTGCCGGATCACCCATATCGACAAGCGGCGGTTCCGCGAGGCCTAG
- a CDS encoding SDR family oxidoreductase produces the protein MTDLSDAHTACPSLKGRRALITGGTTGIGRAIAVLLASEGVDVFICGRTPEHLADALARIGEVGTGDGISLDLADPDGVDRVFKAAQGYFGAPDIVIANAAVPAGALAESEASHLRYRIAVDFTAYLLTAHKAVGVMEGGSDLVFIGSMSAVSRNPGGSIYVAAKAGIEAFAQVLRKEVAGRDIKVGLVEPGFTGADFHYPELPADEQAALIAENRMLRGQDIAVAVRTMLTQPRRAALSLIRVEPLLERE, from the coding sequence ATGACCGATTTATCCGACGCGCATACCGCCTGTCCGTCGCTGAAAGGCCGCAGGGCGCTTATCACCGGCGGGACGACAGGCATCGGTCGCGCCATCGCTGTCCTGCTGGCGAGCGAAGGCGTGGACGTGTTCATCTGCGGCCGGACGCCTGAACATCTTGCCGACGCGTTGGCGCGGATCGGGGAGGTGGGAACGGGCGACGGCATCTCGCTCGACTTGGCAGATCCCGACGGCGTCGACCGGGTCTTCAAAGCCGCGCAGGGTTATTTCGGCGCGCCCGACATCGTCATTGCCAACGCTGCGGTTCCGGCAGGCGCACTGGCAGAGAGTGAGGCCAGCCATCTGCGCTACAGGATCGCCGTCGATTTCACCGCTTATCTCCTAACCGCGCACAAGGCGGTCGGGGTCATGGAAGGAGGGAGCGATCTTGTGTTCATCGGCTCCATGTCCGCCGTTTCCCGCAACCCCGGCGGTTCCATCTACGTCGCGGCGAAGGCCGGGATCGAAGCCTTCGCGCAGGTGCTGCGGAAGGAAGTCGCCGGGCGCGACATCAAGGTGGGGCTGGTGGAGCCGGGCTTCACCGGAGCGGACTTCCACTATCCCGAACTTCCGGCCGACGAACAGGCCGCCCTGATCGCGGAGAACAGGATGCTGCGCGGGCAGGACATCGCCGTCGCCGTGCGCACCATGCTGACCCAGCCGCGCCGCGCGGCCCTGTCGCTGATCCGCGTCGAACCGCTATTGGAGCGCGAATGA
- a CDS encoding glycosyltransferase family 4 protein: protein MKRGALCDEVPGVGHIALIGNSVPRRCGIATFTTHCHDAMKQAFPSLRIDLYAMDNGADGIVYPDNIHVIAQDDVAAYSEAAARIEDSGAKAIWLQHEFGIFGGPAGDLILRLLDRTKLPLVVTLHTISDAPSADERRVMDQILRRASRIIVMAGRGRDILISDYGVDPAIVAVIPHGVPDRPYVEPATMKPRFGWDGHKVILTFGLLAPDKGIDQMIRAMPAVVAAHPDALYVIMGATHPNLVREQGERLRDGLKTLAAQLGVAGNIRFVDTYIEQEELLDFLQAADIYVTPYVNPAQVVSGTLSYALGMGKPVVSTPYVQAIEVLAEERGVVVPFRDPKALGLEIVRLLSDDAVLDGHARRAYACGRAMIWSELAHNVGGLLSAACAGAPARFSPRRSYALLKPDIRSIVRMSDSTGMLQHGILSVPDRNHGYCIDDNARALMLMVQATEVAADERDRWSGVYAAFIQHGWNPDIQRFRNFMSFDRRWLEEKGSEDSNGRTLWALGVTMREAAQTPIGEWARRLFNTAVEPLSALGSPRARAFAMLGAAAVLEVDPDHRAARTILTSFADALMALPYAPQPPSWVWFEDVLAYDNARLPEALLRAGRILKRDDMIRRGLSRLRWLCGQQRSPEGHFRAVGSESFGRPGKPPLPYDQQPLEALATVEAAIAAHAVDPKGGWLAQAESAYRWFLGQNDLDTPLATPFNQGCYDGLTPGGPNLNQGAESLLALQLASCAMNRIVGLLSGGEVTHNSDKPSVSA, encoded by the coding sequence ATGAAGCGTGGCGCGCTGTGCGACGAGGTGCCTGGGGTGGGACACATAGCTCTCATCGGGAACAGCGTTCCCCGCCGTTGCGGCATCGCCACCTTCACCACCCATTGCCATGATGCGATGAAGCAGGCTTTTCCGTCGCTGCGCATCGACCTTTACGCCATGGACAATGGCGCCGACGGCATCGTCTATCCCGATAACATCCACGTGATCGCACAGGACGATGTAGCCGCCTATTCCGAAGCCGCCGCCCGGATCGAGGATAGCGGCGCAAAGGCGATCTGGCTCCAGCATGAATTCGGCATCTTCGGCGGCCCGGCGGGCGACCTGATCCTGCGGCTACTCGACCGCACAAAGCTGCCGCTGGTCGTGACGCTGCACACGATTTCCGATGCGCCAAGCGCGGATGAGCGCCGCGTGATGGACCAGATTCTGCGCCGCGCCAGCCGCATCATCGTCATGGCTGGACGAGGGCGGGACATCCTCATCAGCGACTATGGCGTCGATCCCGCAATCGTCGCCGTCATCCCACACGGCGTTCCTGATCGTCCCTACGTCGAACCGGCGACGATGAAACCCCGCTTCGGATGGGACGGGCACAAGGTCATCCTGACATTCGGCCTGCTCGCGCCCGACAAGGGCATCGACCAGATGATCCGCGCCATGCCCGCCGTCGTGGCGGCCCACCCCGACGCGCTCTATGTCATCATGGGAGCAACCCATCCCAATCTCGTCCGCGAACAGGGCGAGAGACTACGAGATGGGTTGAAAACTCTGGCGGCGCAACTGGGCGTTGCGGGCAATATCCGTTTCGTCGATACCTATATCGAACAGGAGGAATTGCTCGATTTCCTTCAGGCAGCGGACATTTACGTGACCCCTTACGTCAACCCTGCACAGGTCGTGTCGGGAACGCTCAGCTATGCGCTCGGCATGGGCAAGCCTGTCGTTTCGACACCTTATGTGCAGGCCATCGAAGTGCTGGCGGAGGAACGCGGCGTCGTAGTCCCCTTCCGCGATCCAAAAGCGCTGGGGCTGGAAATTGTGCGGCTGCTGTCTGACGACGCGGTGCTCGACGGCCATGCGCGCCGCGCCTATGCCTGTGGCCGGGCGATGATCTGGAGCGAGCTTGCGCACAATGTCGGCGGGCTGCTGAGCGCGGCCTGTGCCGGAGCGCCGGCGCGGTTCAGCCCGCGCCGCAGTTATGCGCTCCTGAAACCGGACATTCGGTCGATCGTGCGGATGAGCGATTCCACGGGCATGTTGCAGCATGGCATCCTGTCCGTTCCCGACCGCAACCATGGCTATTGCATCGACGACAATGCGCGCGCACTGATGCTGATGGTGCAGGCAACCGAAGTCGCCGCGGACGAGCGAGACCGCTGGTCGGGCGTGTACGCCGCCTTCATCCAGCATGGCTGGAATCCGGATATCCAGCGCTTTCGCAACTTCATGAGTTTCGACCGCCGCTGGCTGGAAGAGAAAGGGTCCGAAGACAGCAACGGGCGCACGCTCTGGGCGCTGGGCGTCACCATGCGCGAAGCGGCGCAGACTCCCATCGGCGAATGGGCGCGCAGGCTGTTCAACACGGCGGTGGAGCCGCTGTCGGCGCTCGGGTCGCCGCGGGCGCGCGCCTTTGCGATGCTCGGGGCGGCGGCTGTGCTGGAGGTCGATCCGGATCATCGCGCGGCTCGCACCATCCTCACCAGCTTTGCTGACGCTTTGATGGCTCTGCCCTATGCGCCGCAGCCTCCGTCATGGGTCTGGTTCGAGGACGTGTTGGCCTATGACAATGCGCGACTGCCCGAAGCGCTGCTGCGTGCGGGGCGGATACTGAAGCGCGACGACATGATACGGCGCGGCCTTTCAAGGCTCCGCTGGCTTTGCGGGCAGCAACGCTCACCCGAGGGGCATTTCCGCGCGGTCGGATCGGAAAGCTTCGGGCGCCCCGGCAAGCCGCCCCTCCCCTATGACCAACAGCCTCTGGAAGCATTGGCTACAGTGGAAGCGGCGATTGCCGCGCATGCCGTCGATCCGAAGGGTGGCTGGCTGGCGCAGGCGGAATCGGCCTATCGCTGGTTTTTGGGGCAAAATGACCTCGACACGCCGCTCGCCACGCCGTTCAACCAGGGTTGTTACGATGGCCTGACACCGGGTGGCCCCAACCTCAATCAGGGAGCGGAATCACTTTTGGCCCTGCAACTTGCATCCTGCGCTATGAACCGTATCGTTGGGCTGCTATCAGGCGGCGAAGTGACGCACAATTCGGACAAGCCCTCCGTTTCTGCCTGA
- a CDS encoding glycoside hydrolase family 130 protein — protein sequence MPQKINALPLRLTADPTRVVVRPFHLALQGARGAPSRTQRITEAVLALSDSEVMRGLNHVLVGFEARHWQMRRVFKTRFQDIAHRLMIDPDSIGDERSQLIGAYFCHEYSYAAAALMNPSVVPHPDQSGLSRGNMRIVMSLRAVGEGHISSIAFREGIISQDGDLHLAPEPPFATAADFHGDEEQDKVGPVRIYRHADSNLSGTVIFPITAAQAKGLEDLRLVAFTHDDGTREWLGTYTAYNGREIQSEMMRTSDFRSFQLCPLSGSAARNKGMALFPRKVNGRYMMIGRQDGENLYLIQSDDLLDWGEGQRILTPLHPWELVQIGNCGAPIELDEGWLLLTHGVGAMREYSIGAVLLDKANPARVLARSSQPILAASEDEREGYVPNVVYTCGATRIGDQIFMPYGVADSSVAFAFVGISEMLSLMV from the coding sequence ATGCCGCAAAAAATCAACGCGCTTCCGCTTCGTCTCACGGCCGATCCTACCCGTGTGGTCGTGAGGCCCTTTCACCTTGCTTTGCAGGGCGCACGAGGCGCGCCGAGCCGGACGCAGCGCATTACCGAAGCCGTGCTCGCCCTGTCGGACTCAGAAGTGATGAGGGGTCTGAACCATGTGCTTGTCGGGTTTGAGGCGCGCCACTGGCAGATGCGGCGCGTGTTCAAGACGCGCTTTCAAGACATCGCCCATCGCCTGATGATCGACCCCGACAGCATCGGGGACGAACGGTCACAACTGATCGGCGCCTATTTCTGTCACGAATATAGCTATGCCGCGGCGGCGCTGATGAACCCGAGCGTCGTCCCTCATCCCGACCAGAGCGGCCTGTCGCGCGGCAATATGCGCATCGTCATGTCGCTGCGCGCGGTGGGCGAAGGGCACATCAGTTCCATCGCCTTTCGCGAGGGGATCATATCGCAGGACGGCGATCTGCACCTCGCGCCCGAGCCGCCTTTCGCCACCGCCGCCGACTTCCACGGCGACGAGGAGCAGGACAAGGTCGGGCCGGTCAGGATCTATCGCCATGCCGACAGCAACCTGTCAGGCACGGTGATCTTCCCGATCACAGCGGCGCAGGCCAAGGGCCTTGAGGATCTGCGCCTCGTCGCCTTTACCCATGACGATGGCACGCGCGAATGGCTGGGCACCTACACCGCCTATAACGGGCGTGAAATCCAGTCTGAGATGATGCGGACCAGCGATTTCCGCAGCTTCCAGCTTTGCCCCCTGTCGGGCAGCGCGGCGCGCAACAAGGGCATGGCGCTGTTCCCGCGCAAGGTGAACGGCCGCTACATGATGATCGGGCGGCAGGACGGCGAAAATCTTTACCTCATTCAGTCGGACGACCTGCTGGACTGGGGCGAAGGGCAGCGCATCCTGACGCCGCTTCACCCTTGGGAACTGGTCCAGATCGGCAATTGCGGCGCGCCCATCGAACTGGACGAAGGCTGGCTGCTGCTGACGCATGGCGTCGGCGCGATGCGGGAATATTCCATCGGCGCGGTGCTGCTGGACAAGGCGAACCCCGCCAGAGTGCTGGCGCGGTCGAGCCAGCCGATCCTCGCCGCGTCGGAAGACGAGCGCGAAGGCTATGTCCCCAATGTGGTCTACACCTGCGGCGCAACGAGGATCGGCGACCAGATTTTCATGCCCTATGGCGTCGCCGACAGCAGCGTCGCCTTCGCCTTCGTCGGCATATCCGAGATGCTGTCCTTGATGGTGTGA
- a CDS encoding MFS transporter — protein MTAPSPTPSSPTARERAKAIIGGSTGNLVEWYDWYAYAAFTLYFAPHFFPSGDKTAQLLGAAAVFAVGFFMRPLGAWIMGIYADRRGRKSGLALSVTLMCAGSLLVAVSPTYESAGLLAPALLILARLMQGLSIGGEYGASATYLSEMAGAGRRGFFSSFQYVTLIGGQLLAIGVLLALQTMLGEAALDVWGWRIPFAIGAALAVVVFWIRRGLSETESFRNASGSDAPRSSMTALFRHHPREAFTVLMMTAGGTLAFYAYSIYMQKFLVNTSGFDRETASRINGGTLFLFMLLQPLAGALSDRVGRKPLLVSFGVLGVLCTYPLFAALETTRDPVTAFLLVLGGLVIVTGYTSINAVVKAEMFPAHIRALGVALPYALANTIFGGTAEYVALRFKDAGWERGFYWYVTAMIAISLIVYLRMRDTRRQSAIVED, from the coding sequence ATGACCGCACCGTCTCCGACGCCATCCAGCCCGACCGCGCGGGAGCGGGCGAAGGCGATCATCGGCGGATCGACGGGCAATCTCGTCGAATGGTATGACTGGTATGCCTATGCGGCGTTCACCCTCTATTTCGCGCCCCATTTCTTTCCGTCCGGGGACAAGACCGCGCAGTTGCTGGGGGCTGCGGCCGTGTTTGCGGTCGGCTTCTTCATGCGGCCGCTCGGCGCATGGATCATGGGAATCTACGCCGACCGGAGGGGGCGCAAGAGCGGCCTCGCGCTGTCCGTCACACTGATGTGTGCGGGATCGCTGCTGGTCGCGGTGTCCCCGACCTATGAAAGTGCCGGCCTGCTCGCGCCGGCACTGCTGATTCTGGCGCGGCTGATGCAGGGGCTTTCAATCGGCGGCGAATATGGCGCGAGCGCAACTTACCTGTCCGAAATGGCCGGAGCGGGGCGGCGCGGTTTCTTTTCGTCTTTTCAGTATGTGACGCTGATCGGCGGGCAATTGCTGGCGATCGGGGTGCTGCTCGCGCTGCAGACGATGCTGGGCGAAGCGGCGCTCGATGTGTGGGGCTGGCGTATCCCCTTCGCCATCGGCGCGGCGCTGGCGGTGGTGGTGTTCTGGATTCGCCGCGGCCTTTCCGAAACCGAAAGCTTCCGCAACGCGAGCGGCAGCGACGCGCCCCGGTCGAGCATGACCGCGCTGTTCCGCCATCACCCGCGCGAGGCGTTCACGGTCCTGATGATGACGGCGGGCGGCACGCTCGCCTTCTACGCCTATTCGATCTACATGCAGAAATTCCTCGTCAATACGAGCGGCTTCGACCGTGAGACAGCTTCGCGCATCAATGGCGGCACGCTGTTCCTCTTCATGCTGCTGCAACCGCTGGCGGGCGCCCTGAGCGACAGGGTGGGGCGCAAGCCGCTGCTGGTAAGCTTCGGCGTGCTCGGCGTGCTCTGCACCTATCCGCTGTTCGCCGCGCTCGAAACCACGCGCGATCCGGTGACGGCCTTCCTGCTCGTGCTGGGCGGTCTCGTCATCGTGACGGGCTATACTTCCATCAACGCGGTGGTGAAGGCGGAGATGTTTCCCGCGCATATCCGCGCGCTGGGCGTGGCGCTGCCCTATGCACTCGCCAACACGATCTTCGGCGGGACGGCCGAATATGTGGCGCTGCGCTTTAAGGATGCCGGGTGGGAGCGGGGTTTCTACTGGTATGTGACCGCGATGATCGCGATTTCGCTGATCGTCTATCTGCGGATGCGCGACACGCGCCGCCAGAGCGCAATCGTCGAGGATTAG
- a CDS encoding LysR family transcriptional regulator: MRLDRFDLNLLVAFDILVEERNVTRAARRLNLTQSAMSAALRRLREAFADDILVQHGKKMFPTAAALSLAPEISALVADLRGLIARGLTFNPADSQRLFRIVASDYVTTVLIGPLVERLEKIAPNVRLEITLPRNDIAERLEDGDIDLIVSPERFLEGPHPRELLFEERHVVVGWSGNPLIRDGLTEEVYHRAGHVTVSVSRDGTFIDNHLRDHGDRRRIEIVCAAFSQVGWMLPGTSRLALMHERLAQVMARALPLRIMEPPMALPVMQEMMQYHQARAADPGLTWLREQLRSAVER, encoded by the coding sequence ATGAGGCTGGACCGCTTCGATCTCAATCTGCTCGTTGCCTTCGACATTCTGGTCGAGGAACGGAATGTGACGCGCGCGGCGCGGCGGCTCAACCTGACGCAGTCGGCGATGAGTGCGGCGCTGCGGCGTTTGCGCGAAGCCTTTGCCGACGACATCCTCGTCCAGCATGGGAAGAAGATGTTTCCCACGGCCGCGGCCCTGTCGCTGGCGCCCGAAATTTCCGCGCTCGTCGCCGACCTGCGCGGGCTGATCGCACGAGGGCTCACATTCAATCCCGCCGACAGTCAGCGCCTTTTCCGGATCGTGGCGTCGGATTATGTCACCACGGTCCTCATCGGCCCATTGGTCGAACGCCTCGAAAAGATCGCGCCGAATGTGCGGCTGGAGATCACCCTGCCGCGCAACGATATCGCCGAACGGCTGGAGGATGGCGACATCGACCTGATCGTATCGCCCGAGCGCTTTCTGGAAGGACCGCATCCCAGGGAACTGCTGTTCGAGGAAAGGCATGTCGTTGTCGGCTGGTCCGGCAATCCCCTGATCCGGGACGGGCTGACGGAGGAGGTCTATCATCGGGCCGGACACGTCACCGTCAGCGTCTCTCGCGACGGCACCTTCATCGACAACCATCTGCGCGACCATGGCGACCGGCGGCGGATCGAGATCGTATGCGCCGCTTTCAGTCAGGTCGGATGGATGCTGCCGGGCACGTCACGGCTGGCCCTGATGCACGAACGGCTCGCGCAGGTGATGGCACGGGCGCTGCCGCTGCGGATCATGGAGCCTCCGATGGCTTTGCCGGTGATGCAGGAAATGATGCAATATCATCAGGCGCGCGCAGCCGATCCCGGCCTCACCTGGCTGCGGGAGCAGTTGAGGAGCGCCGTCGAGAGATAG
- a CDS encoding TonB-dependent receptor yields MKKILWGATMLSGALAPQWAAAQAGADQAKDGGLTEIIVTAQRREESLQKAAIAVTAVTGSDLVRSGITETSNLGKLVPALVVQPTGGTTSFFLRGVGTNSQNSFSENAIAFNFNGVYVGRPTAPAGVFYDLERVEVVKGPQGTLYGRNATGGAINVLPKKPVLGRFGVEGIAEYGNYDSKKGFLAVNLPLGDTVALRVAGQVVDRDGYISDGYDDDKGEAARASLLIKPSDLWSITLVGDYYHQGGKGAGAVLLPSRAFAVPAVEDRVSISDSRAIAAINGYAATLFAPPFCAGGFIPSGCIENAGKDGYLNNHFYGLSAQVEGDMGFGTLTVIPAWRRSEAKFRTYLPGFRGEIEDNAEQMSLEARLTSANDQRLRYVLGAFFFNEQQDTLNYFRQGRLSTTRFTPRLKTQSLAAFGQLTFDIADGFRLIAGGRYTREDKSQLTSSVSGGLPGPVDPPLGAPITGDLTFTKFTWKAGVEVDAGPASLLYANVATGFKSGGFYVASPPNNSFAPETLTAYTVGAKNRFFGNKLQLNFEAFYWDYKDQQVTFVGGVRTGNGLFAQGSLTTNAGKSRIYGAEAEARFAPTRDDLFNLNVQYLNGKYNSLQTANFSPTGAPVTTGCTITGTRLANPGVNGARFYDIDCSGKPTVNSPKWAINVGYQHTFALGGDMGLVAGVRSNIESSRFMNANYRPEEKQGSFMMSDAFLTLEGPQDRWSITAFINNIEDKEVLARAGTRPILDFPVGTLRPPRTYGVRVGFNL; encoded by the coding sequence ATGAAGAAAATCCTTTGGGGTGCGACCATGCTGAGCGGAGCGCTGGCCCCGCAATGGGCGGCGGCGCAGGCGGGCGCGGATCAGGCGAAAGATGGCGGCCTCACGGAAATCATCGTGACGGCGCAGCGGCGCGAGGAGAGCCTGCAAAAAGCGGCCATCGCGGTGACCGCCGTCACCGGCAGCGATCTCGTGCGATCGGGCATCACCGAAACATCCAACCTGGGCAAGCTGGTCCCGGCGCTGGTGGTTCAGCCCACCGGCGGCACGACCAGTTTCTTCCTGCGCGGCGTCGGCACCAATTCACAGAACAGCTTTTCCGAAAACGCCATCGCGTTCAATTTCAACGGCGTCTATGTCGGCCGCCCGACCGCACCCGCAGGCGTGTTCTACGATCTGGAGCGGGTCGAGGTGGTGAAGGGGCCGCAGGGCACCCTCTATGGCCGCAATGCGACCGGCGGTGCGATCAACGTGCTGCCCAAGAAGCCCGTGCTCGGCCGCTTCGGCGTCGAAGGCATCGCCGAATATGGCAATTATGACAGCAAGAAGGGTTTCCTCGCCGTCAACCTGCCGCTGGGCGATACGGTCGCGCTGCGTGTCGCGGGGCAGGTGGTCGACCGCGACGGCTACATCTCGGACGGTTATGACGACGACAAGGGCGAAGCGGCGCGCGCGTCGCTGCTCATCAAGCCGTCCGACCTCTGGTCCATCACCCTCGTCGGCGATTATTATCATCAGGGGGGCAAGGGCGCTGGTGCGGTGCTGCTGCCCAGCCGGGCGTTCGCGGTGCCGGCCGTCGAGGACCGGGTAAGCATTTCCGACAGCCGCGCCATTGCCGCAATCAACGGCTATGCCGCGACGCTGTTCGCGCCGCCCTTCTGCGCGGGCGGATTCATCCCCAGCGGCTGCATCGAAAATGCAGGCAAGGACGGCTATCTCAACAATCATTTCTACGGCCTGAGCGCTCAGGTCGAGGGCGACATGGGCTTCGGCACGCTGACGGTGATCCCGGCGTGGCGGCGGTCGGAAGCCAAGTTCCGCACCTATCTGCCCGGCTTCCGCGGCGAGATCGAGGATAATGCCGAGCAGATGTCGCTGGAGGCACGGCTGACTTCCGCCAATGACCAGCGGCTGCGCTATGTTCTGGGCGCCTTCTTCTTCAACGAGCAGCAGGATACGCTCAACTATTTCCGGCAGGGACGGCTTTCGACCACGCGCTTCACGCCGCGGCTGAAGACGCAGAGCCTTGCCGCGTTCGGGCAGTTGACTTTCGACATCGCGGACGGCTTCCGCCTGATTGCGGGCGGGCGCTATACGCGGGAGGACAAGTCGCAACTCACTTCATCGGTATCGGGTGGCCTGCCGGGACCGGTCGATCCGCCGCTGGGCGCGCCGATCACGGGCGACCTCACCTTCACCAAATTCACCTGGAAGGCGGGTGTGGAAGTGGATGCGGGTCCGGCGTCGCTTCTCTACGCCAATGTTGCGACGGGCTTCAAATCCGGCGGCTTCTACGTCGCTTCCCCGCCGAACAACAGCTTCGCGCCGGAGACGCTGACGGCCTATACGGTGGGCGCGAAGAACCGCTTCTTCGGCAACAAGCTGCAACTCAATTTCGAGGCCTTCTACTGGGATTACAAGGACCAGCAGGTGACGTTCGTGGGCGGTGTGCGGACGGGCAACGGCCTCTTCGCGCAAGGGTCGCTCACGACCAACGCGGGCAAATCGCGCATCTACGGCGCGGAAGCCGAAGCCCGCTTCGCCCCGACGCGCGACGACCTCTTCAACCTCAACGTGCAATATCTGAACGGCAAATATAACAGCCTTCAGACTGCGAACTTCTCGCCCACCGGCGCGCCGGTCACGACCGGCTGCACCATCACCGGCACGCGGCTCGCCAATCCGGGCGTCAACGGCGCGCGCTTCTACGACATCGACTGTTCGGGCAAGCCGACCGTCAACTCACCCAAATGGGCGATCAATGTCGGCTACCAGCACACATTCGCGCTGGGCGGCGATATGGGACTGGTCGCGGGCGTGCGCTCCAACATCGAAAGCAGCCGCTTCATGAACGCGAACTACCGGCCGGAGGAAAAGCAGGGCAGCTTCATGATGTCGGACGCCTTCCTCACGCTGGAAGGCCCGCAGGACAGATGGAGCATCACCGCCTTCATCAACAATATCGAGGACAAGGAAGTGCTCGCCCGCGCGGGCACGCGCCCGATCCTCGACTTCCCGGTGGGCACGCTGCGCCCGCCGCGCACCTATGGCGTCCGGGTGGGATTCAACCTGTGA
- a CDS encoding MBL fold metallo-hydrolase: protein MTVKAAALGALLLSTSLFAQPPVAPSGSQFVTLGTMGGPVPDGRRSQPANAIIRGDNVYLVDAGDGTVGQLGRIGVPLTKVRAVFLSHLHIDHVGGLSAILGLRNQTEARDVLTVYGPPGTQEMVAGLVAALQPSAKAGYGIVGKPWAPPQSLVKVVELADGQTLGVDDFRVSVAQNTHYDFPAGSAEDRVYKSFAYRFDLPDRSIVYTGDTGPSDRVEKLARGADLLVSEMIDIDATLDRVSKVSPNMPPAVKATMTQHLTTHHLTPQAVGELAARAEVKALVVTHLAGGTPGEAPSTAYDIAIHRSFKGPVTIANDLDRF from the coding sequence ATGACCGTGAAGGCAGCGGCGCTCGGTGCGCTGCTGCTGTCCACATCGTTGTTCGCACAGCCGCCCGTCGCGCCTTCCGGGTCGCAGTTCGTCACATTGGGCACGATGGGCGGGCCGGTTCCGGACGGTCGGCGGTCGCAGCCCGCCAATGCCATCATCCGGGGCGACAATGTCTATCTGGTCGATGCAGGCGACGGCACGGTCGGCCAGCTTGGCCGCATCGGCGTGCCACTGACGAAGGTGCGCGCCGTCTTCCTCAGCCATCTCCATATCGACCATGTCGGCGGCCTGTCGGCGATCCTCGGCCTGCGCAACCAGACCGAAGCGCGCGACGTGCTGACCGTCTATGGCCCGCCCGGCACGCAGGAGATGGTCGCGGGGCTTGTCGCCGCGCTTCAGCCTTCGGCAAAAGCGGGTTACGGCATCGTCGGCAAGCCCTGGGCGCCGCCGCAGTCCTTGGTGAAAGTCGTCGAACTGGCGGACGGACAGACGCTGGGCGTCGACGATTTCCGGGTGAGCGTCGCGCAGAACACGCATTACGACTTTCCCGCAGGCAGCGCGGAGGACCGGGTCTACAAATCCTTCGCCTATCGCTTCGACCTGCCGGACCGGTCGATCGTCTATACCGGCGACACAGGGCCGAGCGACCGGGTCGAAAAGCTGGCGCGTGGGGCCGATCTGCTCGTCAGCGAGATGATCGACATCGACGCCACGCTGGATCGGGTGAGTAAGGTCAGTCCCAACATGCCGCCCGCCGTCAAGGCGACGATGACACAGCATCTGACGACTCACCACCTGACACCGCAGGCCGTGGGAGAACTGGCGGCACGAGCGGAGGTCAAGGCGCTCGTCGTCACGCATCTGGCCGGCGGAACCCCCGGCGAGGCACCCTCAACGGCATACGACATTGCCATTCACCGATCTTTCAAGGGGCCGGTGACGATCGCCAACGATCTTGACCGGTTCTGA